Proteins encoded within one genomic window of Alphaproteobacteria bacterium:
- a CDS encoding efflux RND transporter periplasmic adaptor subunit, translating into MNKKGFIKVVLISIAIVLGFYYIPFDWNIAYKFFGQEENQGTDDPTKLTTEKPHDSHHEEKKHDEHEAHGGFKEHGNHEHEEEKIIKLSPEQVKRFGIETLKINKSSFQHRLTLPGHVELNENTITHVVPSVPGVAKEIYKGLGEVTKVGEPLATLQSRDMAEAKSAYISAHKDFALKQDLYEREEYLWKKGVKSETQFIQTRNTSENAKVNLEQKKQKLLALGMNEEKIQQLPEEKAPLNIYTIDSPIAGKVIERHITLGEVISGDKQVFVIANLDTVWVELAIPAEDLQFVKKDQKVDLFAHQGESIQSGTIMYVSPVINDESRTGKAIIQLENSKQEWHPGDFITAQVIVSEQSSYLSLPKSVIQKINEKPHVFVKRGEGIFEAKPIQIKGSDKGEFIEVMSGVQVGEELVSTNTFILKAELGKGEAEHTD; encoded by the coding sequence ATGAATAAAAAGGGCTTTATCAAAGTAGTGCTTATCTCAATTGCTATAGTATTAGGCTTCTACTATATTCCATTCGATTGGAACATTGCTTATAAATTTTTCGGGCAAGAAGAAAATCAAGGGACCGATGATCCAACCAAACTCACGACAGAGAAACCCCATGACAGTCATCATGAGGAAAAGAAGCATGATGAGCATGAAGCCCATGGAGGTTTCAAAGAACATGGCAATCATGAACATGAAGAAGAAAAAATTATCAAATTAAGCCCAGAACAAGTTAAGCGCTTTGGTATTGAAACCCTTAAAATCAACAAAAGTAGTTTTCAACATCGTCTTACCCTACCCGGACATGTTGAGTTGAATGAGAATACTATTACACATGTGGTACCTTCTGTTCCTGGGGTAGCCAAAGAAATTTACAAGGGACTAGGGGAGGTGACAAAGGTAGGGGAACCTCTAGCAACTTTGCAAAGTCGAGATATGGCGGAGGCAAAGTCAGCTTATATTTCAGCTCATAAAGATTTTGCTCTTAAACAAGACCTTTATGAACGTGAGGAATACCTTTGGAAGAAAGGGGTCAAATCTGAAACCCAATTTATCCAAACCCGTAATACGTCTGAAAATGCCAAAGTGAACTTAGAGCAGAAGAAGCAAAAATTACTGGCTCTTGGAATGAATGAAGAGAAAATTCAACAATTACCAGAAGAAAAAGCACCTTTGAATATATATACGATTGACTCTCCTATTGCCGGGAAAGTTATTGAAAGACACATAACGTTGGGGGAAGTCATTTCCGGAGACAAACAAGTTTTTGTTATAGCGAATCTGGATACAGTATGGGTAGAGCTTGCGATACCTGCTGAGGATTTGCAATTCGTAAAGAAAGATCAAAAGGTAGATCTGTTTGCTCATCAAGGTGAAAGCATTCAATCAGGAACTATTATGTATGTTAGCCCTGTCATTAATGATGAGAGTCGCACGGGTAAGGCAATTATTCAATTGGAGAATTCTAAACAGGAATGGCATCCAGGGGACTTTATTACAGCCCAAGTTATTGTCAGCGAACAATCTAGCTATTTAAGTTTGCCAAAATCTGTCATTCAGAAAATAAACGAAAAACCCCATGTTTTTGTAAAAAGAGGAGAAGGCATTTTTGAAGCAAAGCCTATCCAAATAAAAGGATCTGACAAAGGGGAGTTCATCGAAGTTATGAGTGGCGTTCAAGTAGGTGAGGAACTCGTTTCGACTAATACTTTCATCCTTAAAGCAGAGCTTGGCAAAGGTGAAGCCGAGCATACAGATTAG
- a CDS encoding tyrosine-type recombinase/integrase, with amino-acid sequence MPKLTRRFVESIKLHPTKPITTWDSELKGFGVVVLPSGRTTYVIQYRNAAHYQKRLKLGVHGSITAEEARELAKKHFASVAQGIDPVAEKKTVRNLSTFNDLVTDYLERHGQKKRPKSLLEDQKLLKNIIIPALQGRKVAHITRRDIENLHLRHENTPYQANRMLSLLSKMFSLAVSWGWRSDNPVLGIPKYQEEKRDRWLDDEELQRLWGILDQYPQNLTAYVFKFLLLTGARKGEALQATWDQFDLEKGIWTKPSHITKQKKKEHLPLSDKTMELLHILKNLPPILSTEPSKYLFPGRIKDEPLKEIKTFWHSIIKKANLENVRIHDLRHTHASHLVSSGLSLSIVGKLLGHTQASTTQRYAHLADEPLRKATEVFGTKVGNFNTNSGS; translated from the coding sequence ATGCCAAAACTAACAAGACGATTTGTGGAAAGCATAAAGCTCCATCCGACAAAACCCATTACGACGTGGGACTCTGAGCTTAAGGGGTTTGGGGTCGTCGTGCTTCCCAGTGGGAGGACCACCTATGTCATTCAATATAGAAACGCGGCTCATTACCAAAAGCGCTTAAAGCTGGGTGTTCATGGGTCAATCACGGCAGAAGAGGCGAGAGAACTTGCGAAGAAGCATTTTGCAAGCGTTGCGCAAGGTATTGATCCTGTTGCAGAAAAGAAAACGGTCCGAAACCTATCGACTTTTAATGACCTCGTTACTGATTATCTCGAACGACACGGCCAAAAAAAGCGTCCTAAGAGTCTCCTAGAAGATCAAAAACTCTTAAAGAACATTATCATTCCTGCTTTGCAGGGGCGAAAGGTTGCACATATTACTCGGCGGGATATCGAGAACCTCCACCTTCGCCATGAGAACACGCCTTATCAGGCGAATCGAATGTTGTCTTTGTTGTCAAAAATGTTCTCGCTGGCTGTTTCTTGGGGATGGCGAAGCGATAATCCAGTGCTAGGAATTCCTAAATATCAAGAAGAAAAAAGGGATCGATGGCTCGATGATGAAGAGCTACAGAGGCTCTGGGGTATTCTCGATCAATATCCGCAAAATTTGACGGCTTATGTATTCAAGTTCTTATTGTTGACTGGCGCTCGCAAAGGCGAAGCTTTGCAAGCTACCTGGGATCAATTTGACCTTGAGAAAGGGATTTGGACAAAGCCGTCTCACATCACGAAGCAGAAGAAGAAAGAACATCTCCCCCTTTCGGACAAAACCATGGAACTCTTGCACATCTTGAAGAATCTTCCCCCAATTCTATCTACAGAACCATCCAAATACCTATTCCCTGGGCGTATTAAAGACGAGCCACTGAAGGAAATCAAAACGTTCTGGCATAGTATCATTAAAAAAGCAAATTTGGAGAACGTTCGCATCCATGATTTGCGCCATACCCATGCGTCTCACTTGGTCTCCAGCGGCCTCAGTTTAAGCATCGTAGGAAAACTCCTGGGCCATACCCAGGCGTCTACGACACAAAGATACGCGCATTTAGCCGATGAGCCCTTACGGAAAGCGACCGAGGTGTTTGGTACTAAAGTGGGGAACTTTAATACGAATAGTGGCTCATAA
- a CDS encoding CusA/CzcA family heavy metal efflux RND transporter, whose product MLETIVQWATQNRYLVCFLTFIVVVLGISSLKHLPIDAVPDITNNQVQINTLVSGFSPFEMEKQVTFPIETALSGIPGLESTRSLSRNGFSQVTAVFNDNVDIYFARQQVNEKLIEAKDNLPPSTDPKMGAISTGLGEIYMWTIQYADPDNRKTSDGGPGFQSDGSYFTPDGQLLKTEAEKTGYLRTVQDWIIKPQLRTVPGVAGIDSIGGYVKQYHVQPDPYKLIALGLSFPEIQEVLVKNNLSLGAGYIERNGESLIVRADGRTENIEQIQNIVVASPNGTPVYIKDIASVEIGKELRTGSASENGQDAVVGTALMLIGANSRTVADAVDTKFKEIIKSLPPGVKAQTVLNRTKLVDATINTVSKNLAEGALLVIVILFLMLRNFRAALITASVIPITMLMTSMGMLGTHTSANLMSLGALDFGLLVDGAVIIIENFLRRISEKAHSLKRSLTLQERLREVVDSTKEMSRPTLYGQAILILVYIPLLTFSGVEGKMFKPMAITVILALGCAFILSITFIPAMAALFIKGSHKENKGFFLKFASTAYEKCLDLALRVPKTLLFLSIGAFVFSLFIFTKLGQEFVPTLDEKDLAMHAMRIPSTSLTQSQSMQFEVEKTVRLFKEVAFVFSKTGTAEMASDPMPPNVSDTFIIFKPRMEWPMPDLKKEDLIKRIENAVNQVIGNNYEFTQPIQMRFNELIAGVRSDVAVKVNGDNFDTMNKLANQIAGVLRTIPGAADVKIEQTTGLPVLDFKLNRDYMARLGLNVSEVLNVISIAIGGREAGVVFEGDRRFDIILKMPEQFRQNLEMIQNIPIFLKKPLEEKNKVSGISQQKMVSIPLKEVAELVIADGPNQISRENGKRRVVVQSNVRGSDIATFVKSAEKAISKSVQIPAGYWLEWGGQFKNLIEAKEKLYWVVPGCFFMIFMLLFAALNSVKGALFIFTAVPLALTGGILSLWLRGMPFSISAAVGFIALSGIAVLNGLVMVTTINERLKNQSLDNAIKGGALTRLRPVLMTALVASLGFVPMAISTGTGAEVQKPLATVVIGGLITSTLLTMLIIPTLYKVFSRKRNEDSAVGNPSHN is encoded by the coding sequence ATGCTTGAAACCATCGTACAATGGGCAACTCAAAATCGGTATCTGGTGTGTTTCCTGACATTTATTGTTGTGGTTCTGGGGATAAGCAGCCTTAAGCACCTTCCGATCGATGCTGTTCCAGACATTACGAATAATCAAGTGCAAATAAACACTTTAGTTTCAGGCTTTTCTCCCTTTGAGATGGAAAAGCAAGTTACTTTTCCCATTGAAACAGCTTTATCAGGTATCCCAGGCTTAGAATCTACGCGGTCTCTTTCACGTAATGGGTTTTCACAAGTCACAGCCGTGTTTAATGACAATGTGGATATTTATTTTGCCCGCCAACAAGTGAATGAAAAATTGATTGAGGCAAAAGATAACCTTCCTCCCAGTACGGATCCTAAAATGGGCGCGATCAGTACTGGGCTCGGTGAAATCTATATGTGGACAATACAATATGCTGATCCTGACAATAGGAAGACTTCCGATGGAGGCCCTGGATTCCAGTCAGATGGCAGTTATTTCACACCCGATGGTCAGCTACTGAAAACTGAAGCTGAGAAAACGGGGTATCTTCGGACAGTTCAGGATTGGATTATAAAGCCTCAACTTCGTACGGTTCCTGGCGTTGCTGGTATTGATTCGATTGGGGGGTATGTCAAACAATATCATGTCCAACCGGATCCCTATAAATTAATTGCCCTTGGCCTTAGTTTCCCAGAAATTCAAGAAGTTCTGGTCAAAAACAATCTAAGCCTGGGGGCTGGCTATATTGAAAGAAATGGAGAGTCACTTATCGTGCGAGCTGATGGCCGTACAGAAAATATTGAGCAAATCCAAAACATTGTCGTTGCTTCTCCCAATGGTACCCCAGTTTATATCAAAGACATTGCGAGTGTCGAAATAGGAAAGGAGCTCAGAACAGGAAGTGCCAGTGAAAACGGTCAAGATGCTGTGGTGGGAACAGCTCTTATGTTAATCGGTGCAAACAGTCGCACAGTTGCCGATGCGGTCGACACAAAGTTTAAAGAAATTATCAAGTCCCTGCCTCCAGGTGTTAAAGCCCAAACAGTTTTAAATCGAACAAAGCTAGTGGATGCCACGATTAACACGGTCAGCAAAAATCTTGCTGAAGGGGCACTGCTTGTTATCGTTATCCTCTTCTTGATGCTGAGGAATTTTCGTGCTGCCCTTATAACGGCTTCGGTAATTCCCATCACCATGCTGATGACATCCATGGGCATGCTCGGTACGCACACAAGTGCCAACCTTATGAGCCTTGGGGCGCTTGATTTCGGGCTATTGGTAGACGGGGCTGTCATTATTATTGAAAACTTCCTAAGGCGTATCAGCGAAAAAGCGCACTCTCTAAAACGGTCACTGACTTTGCAGGAACGCCTTAGGGAAGTCGTTGACTCAACCAAAGAAATGAGCCGCCCTACTCTTTATGGCCAGGCTATCCTGATTCTTGTCTATATTCCGTTGCTCACTTTTTCAGGTGTGGAAGGAAAAATGTTTAAGCCTATGGCGATTACCGTTATCTTGGCGCTGGGATGTGCCTTTATCCTCTCTATTACCTTTATCCCTGCCATGGCGGCTTTATTCATCAAGGGCAGCCATAAGGAGAATAAAGGATTTTTTTTGAAGTTTGCCTCCACTGCTTATGAAAAGTGTCTTGATCTTGCTTTAAGAGTCCCGAAAACACTTCTATTTTTAAGCATTGGTGCTTTTGTGTTTTCTCTTTTTATATTCACAAAACTGGGTCAAGAATTTGTCCCCACCCTTGATGAAAAAGACCTGGCAATGCATGCCATGAGAATACCGAGCACCTCTTTGACCCAATCTCAAAGCATGCAGTTTGAAGTTGAAAAAACTGTTCGCTTATTTAAAGAAGTGGCCTTCGTTTTCTCGAAAACGGGTACGGCAGAAATGGCCTCTGACCCGATGCCACCCAATGTGTCAGATACATTTATTATCTTTAAGCCCAGAATGGAATGGCCAATGCCCGATCTTAAAAAAGAAGACCTCATTAAAAGAATCGAAAACGCTGTTAATCAGGTTATCGGGAATAATTACGAATTTACTCAACCCATCCAAATGCGCTTTAACGAGCTTATTGCTGGGGTGAGAAGTGATGTAGCTGTTAAAGTGAACGGTGATAACTTTGATACTATGAATAAATTGGCCAATCAAATTGCTGGTGTTTTAAGAACCATTCCAGGCGCTGCTGACGTCAAAATTGAACAAACAACTGGTTTACCAGTCCTGGACTTTAAACTCAACCGAGATTATATGGCACGGCTAGGCCTCAATGTAAGTGAAGTTTTAAACGTCATTAGCATTGCTATTGGGGGTCGTGAAGCTGGCGTCGTTTTTGAAGGGGATCGTCGATTTGACATTATTCTAAAAATGCCTGAACAGTTCCGCCAGAACCTAGAAATGATTCAAAACATCCCTATTTTTCTAAAGAAGCCCCTAGAAGAGAAAAATAAAGTCTCAGGTATCTCACAACAAAAAATGGTCTCTATTCCCCTTAAGGAGGTAGCAGAGTTGGTTATTGCTGATGGACCGAATCAGATTAGCCGCGAAAATGGTAAGCGGCGAGTCGTGGTTCAGTCGAATGTTCGTGGAAGCGATATTGCAACGTTTGTGAAGAGTGCAGAGAAGGCAATCTCGAAATCTGTCCAAATTCCTGCGGGTTACTGGCTTGAATGGGGCGGCCAATTTAAGAATCTCATTGAAGCTAAAGAGAAACTTTATTGGGTGGTGCCAGGATGCTTCTTTATGATCTTTATGCTGCTTTTTGCGGCTCTTAATTCTGTGAAAGGGGCATTATTTATTTTTACGGCTGTTCCCCTTGCACTTACCGGTGGTATCTTAAGTCTCTGGTTGAGAGGAATGCCCTTTTCGATTTCAGCAGCCGTTGGTTTCATTGCTCTGTCAGGTATTGCCGTTCTCAATGGCCTTGTGATGGTAACAACAATCAATGAACGACTGAAAAATCAATCTCTCGATAATGCTATCAAAGGAGGAGCGCTGACACGCTTACGCCCCGTTCTCATGACGGCACTTGTAGCATCCTTGGGGTTTGTTCCTATGGCAATTTCTACAGGCACAGGAGCAGAGGTCCAAAAGCCTCTCGCCACAGTCGTCATTGGAGGCCTTATCACCTCAACCTTGTTGACAATGCTTATTATCCCCACACTTTATAAGGTTTTTTCTCGTAAGAGAAATGAAGATTCTGCGGTTGGGAACCCATCTCACAATTAG
- a CDS encoding GyrI-like domain-containing protein — MKQTQTSLKEMKLIGITARTNNANEINPTLAKISPTVQKYFFGGLPSQIPNRLKPQTTYCAFTDYESDTTGDYTYFIGEEVSSFEDVPEGFQTLTIPPQAYAKFTTEAGPMPDVVIGAWQKIWQMTPQDLGGSRGFRTDFEIYDERAADPQNVTFDLYIGIK, encoded by the coding sequence GTGAAACAAACACAAACAAGCTTAAAGGAAATGAAGTTGATCGGGATTACGGCTCGAACCAATAATGCAAACGAAATCAACCCAACCCTCGCCAAAATCTCACCGACCGTGCAAAAGTACTTTTTTGGAGGGCTCCCCTCCCAAATTCCCAACCGTTTAAAGCCACAAACAACCTATTGTGCCTTTACGGATTATGAGAGTGATACCACGGGGGACTACACCTACTTTATTGGGGAAGAAGTGAGTTCTTTTGAGGATGTGCCTGAAGGATTTCAAACACTAACTATCCCTCCTCAAGCTTATGCCAAGTTTACAACGGAAGCTGGCCCTATGCCGGATGTGGTCATTGGCGCCTGGCAGAAGATATGGCAAATGACCCCTCAGGATTTGGGCGGCTCACGCGGGTTTCGCACGGACTTTGAAATTTATGATGAGCGGGCCGCAGACCCCCAAAATGTAACATTTGATCTTTATATTGGCATTAAGTAG
- a CDS encoding YnfA family protein has product MKIFLALIGASIAEIAGCFSFWTWMKLEKTIFWLIPGTLSLWVFAYLLTYVESDYAGRAYAAYGAVYIFSSILWMHIIEGNAPDRFDVIGVFVCLIGASIILFGPRG; this is encoded by the coding sequence ATGAAAATCTTTTTAGCGTTAATAGGGGCATCGATCGCAGAAATAGCAGGCTGCTTTTCTTTTTGGACATGGATGAAATTAGAGAAGACTATCTTTTGGTTAATTCCTGGAACCTTGTCTTTATGGGTTTTTGCTTACCTATTGACATATGTGGAATCGGATTATGCTGGACGAGCTTATGCAGCATATGGCGCGGTTTACATTTTTTCTTCGATTCTCTGGATGCATATCATTGAAGGAAATGCTCCAGATCGATTTGATGTCATTGGTGTCTTTGTGTGTTTAATTGGTGCCTCAATCATCCTTTTTGGGCCACGAGGTTAA
- a CDS encoding DNA-3-methyladenine glycosylase, whose product MTMSRLDRSFFLKPTVDVAKALLGKRLTFHDFSGIITETEAYHQDNDPACHAYRGKTPRNAVMFGPPGHAYVYFIYGMYHCLNIVTEPDGIAAAVLIRGLKIDSLDLNGPGKLCRHLKITKDHNALDLVTSDHCYISDVGLKPRFISTPRIGIREGRDKLWRFVTQS is encoded by the coding sequence ATGACCATGAGTCGTTTAGATCGTTCCTTTTTCTTAAAACCAACGGTAGATGTTGCCAAAGCCTTGCTAGGTAAGAGACTGACTTTTCATGATTTTTCTGGAATTATTACGGAAACAGAAGCTTATCATCAAGATAATGACCCCGCCTGCCATGCCTATAGAGGAAAAACCCCTCGAAATGCCGTGATGTTTGGGCCGCCTGGTCATGCTTACGTTTATTTCATCTATGGTATGTATCATTGCTTAAATATTGTAACGGAACCGGATGGTATCGCAGCAGCGGTTTTGATTCGGGGCCTTAAAATCGATTCCCTTGATCTCAACGGTCCTGGGAAGCTGTGCCGCCATTTGAAGATCACAAAAGATCACAATGCCCTAGACCTAGTGACCTCTGATCACTGTTACATCAGTGATGTTGGCCTAAAACCTAGATTTATAAGCACCCCCCGCATCGGCATTCGCGAGGGTCGAGACAAGTTATGGCGCTTCGTTACTCAATCTTAA